Within Hoplias malabaricus isolate fHopMal1 chromosome 16, fHopMal1.hap1, whole genome shotgun sequence, the genomic segment TACTTAACAGTAACAAACATGTATGACCTCAACTGGAATGTTTTGTAGACAGTACTGATTTCAGAGGTAGCCATGGCTTAACGGTTACAGAAGAAGGCATTGGACTGGGAGGTTCCATCCCCACGACCAACATGGCtgagtgcccttgagcaaggcacctaaacccACAAAATACTCACCCGGTGCAGAGGGCAAAAATCCAAAATGTAAACTTCCGGCACTGATCACATTGTAGGTTTAAATTGCCCATGTTTGGAGAGTATGTCACAAAGCAAGATTTCTCAGATAGCTTGTCCAGTCTGTTCCATAGGAGAAGTTGTCTGGCTAACGGAGAAATCAAACTTTGTGACATACACCCCTGAACCGATAAATCTAGTttcataaaaattaaaaatgatttaatctTGTTTTACAGCATCCAGGAGGCGAAGAAGTGCTTTTGGAGCAAGCAGGTGCAGATGCAACAGAGAGCTTTGAAGATGTTGGTCATTCCACAGATGCCAGAGAGATGCTCCAACAGTACTACATTGGAGAGCTGCACATGGTAGTGTACATTTcattcttgttttctttctgcTAAATGTGGGCAGTATGAGCATATTTACCATGATCATTAAACCATTGCAGTACAATTTTCTGAGATGATCTAAGTTCTTAATAAACACCAACTGCAAGTTTTATAGTAAAGTGTAATTTGTCTTGTTTAATTCATTGTCTTTTTAGtttctgattttaaaatgttcttgaTGAAATATATAGACTATGGATAAAACTGGTGGATAAACACTGAAGTGCACAATAAAATATGTGGAGAATAGGCATAAAAATTGACTGTGTGTACTTGAGTGGATCTATGGGAGGCTCtaatcattatcatttaaagcaaTTATTTTGCTTTACGACCTGCTAAAACCTCATATTAATATGTACCTAAAACGAAACAAGTTACAAGAAAATGTAATGCACTGCTTAATCCGAGAAGAAAAGTCATCACCTGTTGACCATGAATATAAAACGTATGTCAAAACAATGATCATGCAGGCAGTGGTGAATCCTGTTTAACAAAGGCTTTGTTTCTATGTTCACTTTAgaatgacagaaaaaaagaggcGAAGAAGGTAAGGAAGTGTTGCCGTTGCCTAGTAAGGACATTTAACTAGAACAGTGTGTCTTAGCCCTGGTCCTGGAAGCACCCAACACTGCATAGTTATCATAGATTTATATTGTGTTagttatatgtatttattaactATATTATAGTTATTATAGAGTTATATAGATTTCCCTTCCCCTAGCACACCTATGTCAAATCAGTTTATGAACAAGGTCTTTTAGAGTTACAGTAGGTGTGTTTATGAAGGGAAAATGTGCAGGGCAGGGTGCCTCCAGGGCCAGGCTTGAGAAACACTGAACTAGAATATGATTTATTGTGTCCTTTTTTAGTTTTTCGTTGTGTATGAATTCCATGTTCATTCATGTGTTATTGATTCTGAAGGTAACCTAAATGTCTTTTGCCCTTCTCCAGGAAGTTTACATCACAACTTCAAAAGAATCTAGGTGAGACACCCTGTAGTGCATTGTACAGTTTGAACACAATGGCCATCACTCCTCATTgacctgtgtgtttttatttatttatttttcttcagctCGTGGACCACCTGGCTGATTCCTGCTGTTGCGGCTGCTGTTGTCGGCATCATGTATCGTTATTACATGTTAGAACACAAATCATCTTGAGCACTGCTCAAGGCCTGGATTACCCAAACCACAATAGCATAGCGTTTATTGTTAGAAGGATACGAAAATTTTAATAGAGGTACGCATTCTAGCATCAAACGTTAATTGGTTTTGTAATTTATGGCTTTGGGAAAACCCAggccaggatttttttttttcttatttcttttgttTGGAGGCCTTGACTTGTCTAATCCTACCCCACAACACAGGACTCACAGAATGACCCTCAACCTCTTTCTGATGCCAGCAACTCTGCAAGGAGAGTGGAGAATCACAGGATtgttctttatttaattttattggtGTAATATTCTCCCTCTTGTTAGGATTAAAGCAGGGAGAGCAGGCTGAAATCCTATCTTGGACTAGCTCAAAACATTCGTGCTCACACTTTGCCACATTCGCCGTAGCTTTGACAgttcacacacagcactgaatcTGAATGTGGGGTACATTTTGCCTTGTGTGCCACCACCTGCTAGTGCTCAGTTTCCTGTTTTCAGCaccacttttcttttctttagatACCAAAATCATTTTGAGACATTTGGTTGTGTAATTCAGGGTTTCAGTCCAGCGAGTGATATACAATTCCTTTCTTCAACATAGTGCTTAAAATATATTCTTAAAGATGAGTGAATATTTTATGATGGATGTTAAAAGCAACGGCTTGTGTATTACACATGGCACTAAATTGATGCTCTGGTACTTTTAAACTTGGATCTCGGTCCAACTGAAAACCCCCAAACCAAAAAACATTCTTATAGAAGGAACCAATTGATCAGTAAAGATTTCTGCCCATGTTAATAGACCGTATACTACATATTCGACTAGGGAGTAACATGcaaaatactaaaaaaaacaccaatgaTTCTTCAGCTAAAATATTAGCATTTAATCTGTGTTCTTACAGACACCAGTCAAATTAATTATGGGGTAAACAAGAGGATTCTTTAGTCATTTACCTGAAGCAAGGGTCCAAACTTAATATCATTGCTTACAAGCCTCATAGTCCTAGATATTTA encodes:
- the cyb5b gene encoding cytochrome b5 type B yields the protein MGEEKERNAKTSDPGKDRDGENHVPETAEGDSGVKYYMLEEVEAHNMSKDTWIIIHDRVYDITTFLEEHPGGEEVLLEQAGADATESFEDVGHSTDAREMLQQYYIGELHMNDRKKEAKKEVYITTSKESSSWTTWLIPAVAAAVVGIMYRYYMLEHKSS